The proteins below are encoded in one region of Rhinolophus sinicus isolate RSC01 linkage group LG07, ASM3656204v1, whole genome shotgun sequence:
- the HAPLN4 gene encoding hyaluronan and proteoglycan link protein 4 — MGRMVWARAALGPGALWAAAWGVLLLAAPTAAQRGRKKVVHVLEGESGSVVVQTAPGQVVSHRGGTIVLPCRYHYEAATHSHDGVRLKWTKVVDPLAFTDVFVALGPQHRAFGSYRGRAELQGDGPGDASLVLRNVTLQDYGRYECEVTNELEDDTGMVKLDLEGVVFPYHPRGGRYKLTFTEAQRACAEQDGILASAEQLHAAWRDGLDWCNAGWLRDGSVQYPVSQPREPCGGRGKAGSSGVGGGASGGVRNYGYRHNAEERYDAFCFTSNLPGRVFFLKPLRPVPFSGAARACAARGAAVAKVGQLFAAWKLQLLDRCTAGWLADGSARYPIVNPRARCGGSRPGVRSLGFPDATRRLFGVYCYRAPGAPDPAPGGWGWGWAGGGGWAGGARDPAAWTPLRV; from the exons ATGGGCAGAATG GTATGGGCTCGGGCGGCCCTCGGTCCCGGCGCGCTCTGGGCCGCGGCCTGGGGAGTCCTACTGCTCGCGGCCCCCACAGCGGCGCAGCGTGGCCGAAAGAAGGTCGTGCACGTGCTCG AGGGCGAGTCAGGCTCGGTGGTGGTGCAGACGGCGCCCGGGCAGGTGGTCAGCCACCGGGGTGGCACCATCGTCTTGCCCTGCCGTTACCACTACGAGGCAGCCACCCACAGCCACGACGGCGTCCGCCTCAAGTGGACCAAGGTGGTGGACCCGCTGGCCTTTACCGATGTCTTCGTGGCGCTGGGCCCCCAGCACCGGGCGTTTGGCAGCTACCGAGGGCGGGCTGAGCTGCAGGGTGATGGTCCCGGGGACGCCTCCTTGGTTCTCCGAAACGTCACGCTACAGGACTATGGGCGCTATGAATGTGAGGTCACCAATGAGCTGGAGGATGACACTGGCATGGTCAAGCTGGACCTGGAAG GCGTGGTGTTCCCTTACCACCCCCGTGGAGGCCGCTATAAGCTGACCTTCACAGAGGCGCAGCGCGCTTGCGCTGAGCAGGACGGCATCCTGGCATCGGCGGAGCAGCTGCATGCGGCCTGGCGCGACGGCCTGGACTGGTGCAACGCGGGCTGGCTGCGCGACGGCTCGGTGCAGTACCCAGTCAGCCAGCCCCGTGAGCCCTGCGGCGGCCGGGGCAAGGCTGGGAGCAGCGGGGTAGGCGGAGGTGCCTCCGGGGGCGTACGCAACTACGGCTACCGCCATAACGCCGAGGAACGCTACGACGCCTTCTGTTTCACGTCCAACCTCCCGG GGCGCGTGTTCTTCCTGAAGCCGCTGCGGCCCGTGCCCTTTTCTGGAGCAGCGCGCGCTTGCGCGGCGCGCGGCGCGGCCGTGGCCAAAGTGGGGCAGCTGTTCGCCGCGTGGAAGCTGCAGCTGCTGGACCGCTGCACCGCGGGCTGGCTGGCCGACGGGAGTGCGCGCTACCCCATCGTGAACCCGCGCGCGCGCTGCGGCGGCAGCCGGCCCGGTGTGCGCAGCCTCGGCTTCCCCGACGCCACACGCCGCCTCTTCGGAGTCTACTGCTACCGAGCGCCTGGTGCACCCGACCCCGCACCTggcggctggggctggggctgggcgggaggtggtggctgggctggaggtgCGCGCGACCCCGCCGCCTGGACCCCGCTGCGCGTCTAG